Proteins encoded together in one Gadus chalcogrammus isolate NIFS_2021 chromosome 18, NIFS_Gcha_1.0, whole genome shotgun sequence window:
- the foxj1b gene encoding forkhead box protein J1-B, protein MPVLISPDTATKFKEKWLAVYPESDRGPCTDWVHLDDSLTSLHWLQNFSIIHADPERGGAAYSAAAGCPPSFQQQSAHHLKQLQYPQSGTADPPSSPPAGDTAATGMPLYLGSPVTSISDCAADPRLVTYTQTQTRMNGYGMVQASAPAEVDYKNNPKVKPPYSYASLICMAMQASQQPKVTLSTIYNWITENFCYYKHAEPSWQNSIRHNLSLNKCFLKVPRQKDEPGKGGFWQIDPQYADMFVDGIFKRRRMSTNHFNNNNNNNNNNNTNNTNSSGNGSLYAHRPGKLGRETPYRRIQNGCLYQGGSGGMTGDGGGVGGGNRRKHHLTGKSHGGKGAQTPKSPLLATEAQRGVGDFLRGDFDLASVFDDVLGGSCSNFEDLDINTALSSLGCEMEASLQAGRHPAVGVGVGLSGRWCGEGELQGGAHHHHHHHPSSYGYLELSCGANVEVGHVSMTSDLHVPHHHQHQLLQQQQLHQDQMLLQPHLHLQQFEEASTLFPEQSEEVVILPWEEIKEEAQVIPLSLDQGFGLCEGFFAEMQPWERVEAYL, encoded by the exons ATGCCAGTTCTGATCAGCCCCGACACCGCCACCAAGTTTAAGGAGAAATGGCTGGCCGTGTACCCGGAGTCCGACCGTGGCCCCTGCACCGACTGGGTCCACCTGGACGACAGCCTGACCAGCCTCCACTGGCTTCAGAACTTCTCCATCATCCACGCGGACCCCGAGAGGGGGGGCGCCGCCTACTCAGCGGCGGCCGGCTGCCCCCCATCCTTCCAGCAGCAGAGCGCGCACCACCTGAAACAACTCCAGTACCCGCAGAGCGGCACAGCGGACCCCCCGTCCAGCCCCCCGGCCGGGGACACCGCGGCCACGGGCATGCCCCTTTACCTGGGCAGCCCCGTCACCTCCATCAGCGACTGCGCGGCGGACCCGCGGCTCGTGACCTATACGCAGACTCAGACGCGGATGAACGGCTACGGCATGGTCCAGGCGAGCGCGCCGGCCGAGGTCGACTACAAGAACAACCCGAAGGTCAAGCCGCCCTACTCGTACGCGTCGCTCATCTGCATGGCGATGCAGGCCAGCCAGCAGCCCAAAGTGACTCTGTCCACCATCTATAACTGGATCACGGAGAATTTCTGCTACTACAAACACGCAGAGCCCAGCTGGCAG AACTCCATCCGCCACAACCTGTCCCTCAACAAGTGCTTCCTCAAGGTGCCCAGGCAGAAGGACGAGCCCGGGAAGGGGGGCTTCTGGCAGATCGATCCCCAGTACGCCGACATGTTTGTGGACGGTATCTTCAAGCGCCGCAGGATGTCCACCAAccatttcaacaacaacaacaacaacaacaacaacaacaacaccaacaacaccaacagcagcGGCAACGGCAGTCTTTACGCTCACCGGCCTGGCAAACTGGGCCGGGAAACCCCTTACCGCCGGATCCAAAATGGCTGCCTTTACCAGGGCGGGAGCGGCGGGATGActggcgacggcggcggcgtcggCGGCGGCAACAGGCGTAAACACCACCTGACGGGCAAGAGCCACGGCGGCAAGGGCGCGCAGACGCCCAAGTCCCCCCTGCTGGCGACGGAGGCGCAGCGCGGCGTGGGGGACTTCCTGCGCGGGGACTTTGACCTGGCGTCCGTGTTCGACGACGTCCTGGGGGGCAGCTGCAGCAACTTTGAGGACCTGGACATCAACACGGCGCTCAGCTCCCTGGGCTGCGAGATGGAGGCCTCCCTCCAGGCGGGGAGGCACCCCGCGGTCGGGGTCGGGGTCGGGCTGTCCGGCAGGTGGTGCGGCGAGGGCGAGCTCCAGGGTGGAGcc caccaccaccatcaccaccacccgtCGTCCTACGGCTACCTGGAGCTGAGCTGCGGCGCCAACGTGGAGGTGGGTCACGTcagcatgacctctgacctccacgtgccacaccatcaccagcaccagctgctgcagcagcagcagctccaccaggACCAGATGCTGCTGcagccccacctccacctgcagcagtTCGAGGAGGCCTCCACGCTGTTCCCGGAGCAGTCCGAGGAGGTGGTCATCCTGCCCTGGGAGGAGATCAAGGAGGAGGCCCAGGTCATCCCCCTCTCCTTGGACCAGGGCTTCGGCCTGTGCGAGGGGTTCTTTGCGGAGATGCAGCCGTGGGAACGAGTGGAGGCCTACCTGTGA